One region of Oncorhynchus mykiss isolate Arlee chromosome 8, USDA_OmykA_1.1, whole genome shotgun sequence genomic DNA includes:
- the otol1a gene encoding otolin-1 encodes MPSLRLLAILTTLLAVVLMATQSSATRTTRRPKPQNTKKPPRGGGTGGGGGGGDQPARLGFRQTTTTMSPSSSLGTDETTEDTMTDAYSLSPTDSTTYAGDAYPTEFHTDSMALPGAGMGNYTLDYSHCYLNVCECCPPEKGPVGPPGERGPPGPGAERGLPGVPGEKGDVGLMGPPGLDGMPGATGLEGDKGDKGDQGDTGMPGAPGILGKEGQKGDLGPKGEKGETGLPGLKGDLGERGKPGWNGTQGEKGDLGKIGPAGPSGLTGPMGQNGQKGEMGECPTGEKGEKGEAGLPGPPGPRGSVGPPGVNGSNGLPGPVGLRGQLGSPGGKGEAGGRGPPGLRGMPGPKGEKGPKGPRGVRGPKGPQGETAEQIRSAFSVGLFPSKSFPPPGLPVKFDKVLYNEEEHWDPMLSKFNCTHPGVYVFSYHITVRNRPLRAALVINGVKRLRTRDSLYGQDIDQASNLALLRLASGDQVWLETLRDWNGVYSSSEDDSTFTGFLLYADPKA; translated from the exons ATGCCCTCTCTTCGTTTGCTCGCCATTCTCACAACCCTGCTAGCGGTAGTCTTGATGGCGACCCAGTCGTCCGCAACCAGAACAACCCGCAGACCAAAGCCTCAGAATACCAAGAAGCCCCCTCGCGGAGGTGGTAccggaggagggggaggaggtggcgACCAGCCGGCCCGTCTGGGCTTCAGGcagaccaccaccaccatgtcaccCTCCAGTAGCCTGGGCACCGACGAGACCACAGAGGATACCATGACGGACGCCTACTCCCTGTCCCCCACTGACAGCACCACCTACGCAGGCGACGCCTACCCCACAGAGTTCCACACAGACTCCATGGCGCTCCCGGGAGCCGGCATGGGAAACTACACCCTGGACTACAGCCACTGCTACTTAAACGTCTGCGAGTGCTGCCCGCCTGAAAAGGGCCCCGTGGGGCCCCCAGGGGAGAGGGGGCCCCCAGGGCCTGGAGCGGAGAGGGGTCTTCCAG GTGTACCTGGAGAGAAAGGTGATGTGGGACTCATGGGACCTCCTGGACTGGATGGTATGCCTGGAGCTACTGGACTTGAAGGAGATAAAG GTGACAAAGGCGATCAAGGAGACACGGGGATGCCTGGTGCTCCAGGGATACttgggaaagagggacagaaag GTGACTTGGGCCCCAAAGGAGAAAAAGGAGAAACAGGCCTCCCTGGCTTGAAAGGAGACCTAGGAGAAAGGGGAAAGCCTGGGTGGAATGGGACCCAGGGCGAGAAGGGTGACCTGGGTAAAATAGGCCCTGCAGGTCCCTCCGGGCTGACTGGCCCAATGGGACAGAATGGCcaaaagggagagatgggggagtgtcCAACTGgcgagaagggagagaaaggggaggctgGCTTGCCTGGCCCCCCTGGGCCGAGGGGGTCGGTGGGACCCCCAGGAGTAAATGGAAGCAATGGTCTACCAGGGCCTGTAGGTCTGAGGGGTCAGCTAGGCTCCccaggagggaaaggggaggcaGGGGGGCGGGGGCCCCCAGGCTTGAGGGGCATGCCTGGGCCGAAAGGAGAGAAAGGCCCCAAGGGCCCACGAGGTGTACGGGGTCCCAAGGGCCCGCAGGGGGAGACCGCAGAGCAGATACGATCTGCCTTCAGCGTGGGCCTCTTCCCCAGCAAGTCCTTCCCCCCTCCAGGCCTTCCCGTCAAGTTCGACAAGGTCCTCTACAACGAAGAGGAACACTGGGACCCAATGCTCAGCAAGTTCAATTGCACCCACCCCGGGGTCTACGTGTTCTCCTACCACATCACCGTGCGCAACCGCCCCCTGCGCGCCGCACTGGTGATTAACGGCGTGAAGAGGCTGCGGACGCGTGACTCCTTGTACGGTCAGGACATCGACCAGGCGTCCAACCTGGCTCTGCTGCGTCTGGCATCAGGGGACCAGGTATGGCTGGAGACGCTGAGGGACTGGAACGGAGTCTACTCCAGCAGCGAAGACGACAGCACCTTCACCGGCTTTCTGCTCTATGCCGACCCCAAGGCCTGA
- the LOC110530157 gene encoding T-cell acute lymphocytic leukemia protein 1 isoform X1, with protein sequence MEKMKLDLCPGSPGAKLCIPLKQDSIRENGCQDLEDSKEGNFTGERVKTDDAPLRNTRNGTIILNGVAKETAYDALDLKREVPVIELLRRDDIKTGQQRTDSQTVPITELRRPPVPLPLPHRDALIDARMVQLSPNAFPLPARAMLYNLAQPLAAINSLGGESEQYGMYPSNRVKRRPAPYEVELDEGRRILDLSKYAGQPKIVRRIFTNSRERWRQQNVNGAFSELRKLIPTHPPDKKLSKNEILRLAMKYISFLSNLLDDQDGGATVGVGDGTGLLVGGREGGPQGPRQDGVGLAREDDLLLQGTLSPGSSCGSLPDGDGSPESFTEDQDSPPAQRTVPVPRGRDLRRNARPQDGGSQR encoded by the exons ATGGAAAAAATGAAGCTGGATCTTTGTCCTGGAAGTCCCGGTGCCAAATTATGCATCCCGCTGAAGCAGGATTCCATCAGGGAGAATGGGTGCCAAGACCTGGAGGACTCGAAGGAGGGGAACTTCACTGGGGAAAGGGTTAAGACAGATGACGCGCCTCTGCGGAACACGCGCAACGGGACCATCATCCTAAACGGCGTTGCCAAGGAAACCGCTTACGACGCCCTTGACCTGAAAAGGGAAGTACCAGTGATCGAGCTCTTGAGGAGAGACGATATAAAGACGGGACAGCAGAGAACCGACAGTCAAACGGTACCGATCACGGAGCTTCGCAGACCACCCGTGCCGTTGCCGCTGCCGCACCGAGACGCGCTGATCGACGCTCGAATGGTTCAGCTGAGCCCAAACGCGTTCCCTCTCCCGGCGCGAGCAATGCTCTACAACTTGGCGCAACCTCTCGCTGCAATCAACAG TCTTGGAGGGGAGTCGGAACAGTACGGCATGTACCCCAGCAACAGGGTAAAGCGCCGTCCTGCGCCTTACGAGGTTGAGCTCGACGAGGGTAGGCGCATTTTAGATCTTTCTAAGTATG CTGGCCAACCAAAGATCGTAAGGCGGATCTTCACCAACAGCCGGGAGCGCTGGCGGCAGCAGAATGTCAACGGGGCGTTCTCCGAGCTCCGCAAGCTCATCCCCACCCACCCACCGGACAAGAAGCTGAGCAAGAACGAGATCCTGCGTCTGGCCATGAAGTACATCAGCTTCCTGTCCAACCTGCTGGACGACCAGGACGGAGGGGCCACCGTGGGCGTGGGTGACGGGACAGGGCTGCTGGTGGGGGGCCGTGAGGGTGGACCCCAGGGCCCTCGTCAGGACGGGGTGGGACTGGCCAGGGAGGACGACCTCCTCCTCCAGGGCACGTTGTCGCCCGGGTCCAGCTGTGGGAGTCTGCCAGACGGGGACGGCAGCCCCGAGAGCTTCACCGAGGACCAAGACTCACCTCCAGCCCAGAGAACTGTGCCCGTGCCGCGCGGTAGGGACCTACGACGCAATGCACGCCCACAAGATGGCGGCAGCCAGCGATGA
- the LOC110530157 gene encoding T-cell acute lymphocytic leukemia protein 1 isoform X2, translating to MEKMKLDLCPGSPGAKLCIPLKQDSIRENGCQDLEDSKEGNFTGERVKTDDAPLRNTRNGTIILNGVAKETAYDALDLKREVPVIELLRRDDIKTGQQRTDSQTVPITELRRPPVPLPLPHRDALIDARMVQLSPNAFPLPARAMLYNLAQPLAAINSLGGESEQYGMYPSNRVKRRPAPYEVELDEAGQPKIVRRIFTNSRERWRQQNVNGAFSELRKLIPTHPPDKKLSKNEILRLAMKYISFLSNLLDDQDGGATVGVGDGTGLLVGGREGGPQGPRQDGVGLAREDDLLLQGTLSPGSSCGSLPDGDGSPESFTEDQDSPPAQRTVPVPRGRDLRRNARPQDGGSQR from the exons ATGGAAAAAATGAAGCTGGATCTTTGTCCTGGAAGTCCCGGTGCCAAATTATGCATCCCGCTGAAGCAGGATTCCATCAGGGAGAATGGGTGCCAAGACCTGGAGGACTCGAAGGAGGGGAACTTCACTGGGGAAAGGGTTAAGACAGATGACGCGCCTCTGCGGAACACGCGCAACGGGACCATCATCCTAAACGGCGTTGCCAAGGAAACCGCTTACGACGCCCTTGACCTGAAAAGGGAAGTACCAGTGATCGAGCTCTTGAGGAGAGACGATATAAAGACGGGACAGCAGAGAACCGACAGTCAAACGGTACCGATCACGGAGCTTCGCAGACCACCCGTGCCGTTGCCGCTGCCGCACCGAGACGCGCTGATCGACGCTCGAATGGTTCAGCTGAGCCCAAACGCGTTCCCTCTCCCGGCGCGAGCAATGCTCTACAACTTGGCGCAACCTCTCGCTGCAATCAACAG TCTTGGAGGGGAGTCGGAACAGTACGGCATGTACCCCAGCAACAGGGTAAAGCGCCGTCCTGCGCCTTACGAGGTTGAGCTCGACGAGG CTGGCCAACCAAAGATCGTAAGGCGGATCTTCACCAACAGCCGGGAGCGCTGGCGGCAGCAGAATGTCAACGGGGCGTTCTCCGAGCTCCGCAAGCTCATCCCCACCCACCCACCGGACAAGAAGCTGAGCAAGAACGAGATCCTGCGTCTGGCCATGAAGTACATCAGCTTCCTGTCCAACCTGCTGGACGACCAGGACGGAGGGGCCACCGTGGGCGTGGGTGACGGGACAGGGCTGCTGGTGGGGGGCCGTGAGGGTGGACCCCAGGGCCCTCGTCAGGACGGGGTGGGACTGGCCAGGGAGGACGACCTCCTCCTCCAGGGCACGTTGTCGCCCGGGTCCAGCTGTGGGAGTCTGCCAGACGGGGACGGCAGCCCCGAGAGCTTCACCGAGGACCAAGACTCACCTCCAGCCCAGAGAACTGTGCCCGTGCCGCGCGGTAGGGACCTACGACGCAATGCACGCCCACAAGATGGCGGCAGCCAGCGATGA